A single region of the Pseudomonas sp. GGS8 genome encodes:
- the phhA gene encoding phenylalanine 4-monooxygenase → MKQTQYVAREPDAQGFIDYPAEEHAVWNTLITRQLKVVEGRACQEYLDGIEKLGLPHDRIPQLGEINKVLGETTGWQVARVPALIPFQTFFELLANKQFPVATFIRTREELDYLQEPDIFHEIFGHCPLLTNPWFAEFTHTYGKLGLQASKEERVYLARLYWMTIEFGLVDTEQGLRIYGGGILSSPKETVYCLSDEPEHQAFDPLECMRTPYRIDILQPLYFVLPNLKRLFDLAHEDIMDMVKQGMQLGLHAPKFPPKAA, encoded by the coding sequence ATGAAGCAGACGCAATACGTGGCTCGTGAGCCCGATGCGCAAGGTTTTATCGACTACCCCGCTGAAGAACACGCGGTGTGGAATACGCTGATCACTCGCCAACTGAAAGTGGTCGAGGGTCGTGCATGCCAGGAATACCTGGACGGTATCGAAAAACTCGGTCTGCCCCACGACCGCATTCCGCAACTCGGCGAAATCAACAAGGTCCTCGGTGAAACCACCGGCTGGCAAGTTGCCCGAGTGCCCGCGCTGATTCCCTTCCAGACCTTTTTCGAATTGCTGGCGAACAAGCAGTTTCCAGTGGCGACCTTTATTCGTACCCGCGAAGAGCTGGATTACCTGCAAGAGCCGGACATTTTCCACGAGATCTTCGGCCACTGCCCGCTGCTGACCAACCCCTGGTTCGCCGAATTCACCCACACCTACGGCAAACTCGGCCTACAGGCTTCCAAGGAAGAACGCGTGTACCTGGCGCGCCTGTACTGGATGACCATCGAGTTCGGCCTGGTTGATACCGAGCAAGGCCTGCGCATTTACGGCGGCGGCATTCTCTCTTCGCCGAAAGAAACCGTTTACTGCCTGTCGGATGAGCCTGAACATCAAGCCTTCGATCCGCTGGAATGCATGCGCACGCCGTACCGCATCGACATCCTGCAACCGCTGTACTTTGTCCTGCCAAACCTCAAGCGTCTGTTCGATCTGGCCCACGAAGACATCATGGACATGGTCAAACAAGGCATGCAGCTTGGGTTGCACGCACCGAAATTTCCGCCCAAAGCTGCTTGA
- a CDS encoding sigma-54-dependent transcriptional regulator, producing the protein MRIKVHCQNRIGILRDILNLLVEYGINVARGEVGGEHGNAIYLHCPNLINIQFQALRPKFESIAGVFGVKRVGLMPSERRHMELNALLGALEFPVLSIDMGGSIVAANRAAAQLLGVRVDEVPGIPLSRYAEDFDLPELVRANKSRINGLRVKVKGDVFLADIAPLQSEHDESEAMAGAVLTLHRADRVGERIYNVRKQELRGFDSIFQSSKVMAAVVREARRMAPLDAPLLIEGETGTGKELLARACHLASPRGQSPLMALNCAGLPESMAETELFGYGPGAFEGARAEGKLGLLELTAGGTLFLDGVGEMSPRLQVKLLRFLQDGCFRRVGSDEEVYLDVRVICATQVDLSELCARGEFRQDLYHRLNVLSLHIPPLRECLDGLAPLVEHFLDQASRQIGCPLPKLAPAAMERLSHYHWPGNVRQLENVLFQAVSLCEGGTVKAEHIRLPDYGVRQPLGDFSLEGGLDEIVGRFEKAVLERLYSEHPSSRQLGKRLGVSHTTIANKLREYEVGKEPGV; encoded by the coding sequence ATGCGTATCAAAGTCCACTGCCAGAACCGCATCGGTATCCTGCGCGACATTCTCAACCTGTTGGTCGAGTACGGGATCAACGTCGCTCGCGGCGAGGTGGGCGGTGAGCATGGCAATGCGATCTATCTGCACTGCCCGAACCTGATCAACATCCAGTTCCAGGCTCTGCGTCCGAAATTTGAATCGATTGCCGGCGTATTCGGCGTCAAGCGTGTAGGGCTGATGCCCAGCGAGCGTCGGCACATGGAGCTCAATGCCTTGCTCGGTGCCCTGGAATTTCCGGTGTTGTCGATCGACATGGGGGGCTCCATCGTTGCGGCCAACCGTGCGGCGGCGCAGTTGCTCGGGGTGCGGGTGGATGAGGTGCCGGGGATCCCGCTGTCGCGGTACGCCGAGGACTTCGATTTGCCGGAACTGGTACGCGCCAACAAGTCGCGGATCAACGGTTTGCGGGTGAAGGTTAAGGGTGACGTGTTTCTCGCCGACATCGCGCCGCTGCAATCGGAGCATGACGAAAGCGAGGCCATGGCCGGTGCGGTGTTGACGTTGCACCGGGCGGATCGGGTGGGCGAGCGCATCTATAACGTGCGCAAGCAGGAGTTGCGCGGCTTCGACAGCATTTTCCAAAGCTCGAAAGTGATGGCGGCGGTAGTGCGCGAAGCACGGCGCATGGCGCCGCTGGATGCACCGCTATTGATTGAAGGCGAAACCGGCACCGGCAAAGAGTTGTTGGCGCGGGCCTGTCACCTGGCGAGCCCGCGTGGGCAATCGCCGCTGATGGCGCTCAACTGCGCCGGCCTGCCAGAGTCCATGGCCGAGACTGAATTGTTCGGCTACGGCCCCGGCGCCTTCGAAGGGGCGCGGGCCGAAGGCAAGCTCGGGCTTCTGGAGCTGACGGCGGGCGGCACGTTGTTTCTCGATGGCGTTGGCGAAATGAGCCCGCGCTTGCAGGTGAAATTGCTGCGCTTTCTGCAGGACGGTTGCTTCCGTCGTGTCGGCAGCGATGAAGAGGTCTATCTGGATGTGCGGGTGATCTGCGCGACTCAAGTGGACTTGTCCGAGCTGTGTGCTCGCGGTGAATTTCGCCAGGATTTGTACCACCGCTTGAACGTGCTCTCGCTACACATCCCGCCACTGCGCGAATGCCTCGACGGACTGGCGCCGCTGGTGGAGCACTTCCTCGATCAGGCCAGTCGGCAGATTGGTTGCCCGCTGCCGAAACTGGCACCAGCGGCGATGGAACGGCTCAGTCACTATCACTGGCCGGGTAATGTGCGGCAGTTGGAAAACGTACTGTTTCAAGCGGTCTCCCTGTGCGAGGGCGGCACCGTCAAAGCCGAGCACATTCGTCTGCCGGACTACGGCGTGCGTCAGCCGCTTGGCGATTTTTCCCTGGAGGGCGGGTTGGACGAGATTGTCGGGCGCTTTGAAAAAGCGGTGCTGGAGCGTCTGTATTCCGAGCATCCGAGCAGTCGGCAACTGGGCAAGCGGTTGGGGGTTTCCCATACCACCATTGCCAATAAGTTGCGTGAGTATGAGGTCGGCAAAGAGCCGGGTGTTTAA
- a CDS encoding flagellar basal body rod protein FlgF, protein MDKYLYVAMTGASQNALAQKAHANNLANISTNGFQKDLEQARSMPVFGDSFPARAFAMSERPATDFSPGALVETGRDLDVAVQGNGWIAVQNPDGGESYVRTGSLNVDALGVLRAGNGMPVVGNGGPIAVPPEQQIEVGEDGTVSIRAMGEGPRVMAEVDRIKLVNPDFKNMTKGLDGSIHTKDGKPAQADAGVKLVSGFLESSNVNAVEEMTSVLALSKQFELHIKMMNTAKDDDQAMARVLQIS, encoded by the coding sequence GTGGACAAGTACCTTTATGTGGCAATGACCGGCGCCAGCCAGAATGCACTGGCGCAGAAGGCTCATGCCAACAACCTGGCGAACATCTCTACCAATGGTTTTCAGAAGGACCTGGAGCAGGCCCGTTCGATGCCGGTATTTGGTGACAGCTTTCCGGCGCGTGCGTTTGCCATGAGCGAACGTCCGGCCACCGACTTCTCCCCGGGCGCGCTGGTGGAAACCGGTCGCGACCTCGATGTCGCGGTGCAAGGCAACGGCTGGATCGCCGTGCAGAACCCCGATGGCGGTGAAAGCTACGTGCGCACCGGCAGCCTGAACGTTGACGCATTGGGCGTGCTGCGCGCCGGCAACGGTATGCCGGTGGTGGGCAATGGCGGGCCGATTGCCGTGCCGCCTGAGCAGCAGATCGAAGTCGGCGAAGACGGCACCGTCAGCATCCGCGCGATGGGCGAAGGCCCGCGGGTGATGGCTGAAGTCGACCGCATCAAGCTGGTCAACCCGGACTTCAAGAACATGACCAAAGGCCTGGACGGTTCGATCCACACCAAGGACGGCAAGCCGGCGCAAGCCGATGCGGGCGTCAAGCTGGTGTCCGGGTTCCTTGAGTCGAGCAACGTCAACGCTGTGGAAGAGATGACCTCGGTGCTGGCCTTGTCGAAGCAGTTCGAGCTGCACATCAAGATGATGAACACCGCCAAAGACGATGACCAGGCCATGGCTCGGGTCTTGCAGATCAGCTAA
- the flgG gene encoding flagellar basal-body rod protein FlgG yields MLPALWVAKTGLSAQDTNLTTISNNLANVSTTGFKRDRAEFQDLLYQIKRQPGAQSTQDSELPSGLQVGTGVRIVGTQKNFTAGSLQTTEQPLDMAIDGRGFFQILQPDGTTSYTRDGTFHLDSNGQIVNASGFALEPAIVIPNNAQTFTVGRDGTVSITVAGNPASQVIGNLQTADFINPAGLQAVGNNLFLETAASGAPQVGTPGLAGFGTTLQNTLETSNVSTVEEMVNMITTQRAYEMNSKVISTADQMLSFVTQNL; encoded by the coding sequence ATGCTTCCGGCTCTATGGGTTGCCAAAACAGGTCTGTCCGCCCAGGACACCAACCTCACCACCATTTCCAACAACCTGGCCAACGTATCGACCACGGGTTTCAAACGTGATCGCGCCGAGTTCCAGGACTTGCTGTATCAGATCAAACGCCAGCCAGGCGCCCAGTCGACCCAGGACAGCGAATTGCCGTCGGGCCTGCAAGTGGGTACTGGTGTGCGCATCGTCGGCACCCAGAAAAACTTCACCGCCGGCAGCCTGCAAACCACCGAGCAGCCGTTGGACATGGCCATCGACGGTCGCGGTTTCTTCCAGATTCTGCAGCCCGATGGTACCACGTCCTACACCCGTGACGGTACCTTCCACCTGGATTCCAACGGCCAGATCGTCAACGCCAGCGGCTTCGCCCTGGAGCCGGCCATTGTCATTCCGAACAACGCCCAGACGTTCACCGTTGGCCGTGACGGCACCGTGTCCATCACCGTTGCCGGCAACCCGGCCTCCCAGGTGATCGGCAACCTGCAAACCGCCGACTTCATCAACCCGGCCGGTCTGCAAGCGGTGGGTAACAACCTGTTCCTGGAAACCGCTGCCAGTGGCGCGCCGCAAGTCGGCACCCCGGGCCTGGCCGGTTTCGGCACCACGCTGCAGAACACCCTGGAAACGTCCAACGTCAGCACCGTTGAAGAGATGGTCAACATGATCACCACTCAACGCGCCTACGAGATGAACTCCAAAGTGATCTCCACCGCCGACCAGATGCTCTCGTTCGTAACGCAGAATCTGTAA
- the flgH gene encoding flagellar basal body L-ring protein FlgH yields the protein MNRFVSVLALSGVAALAGCVGPTPKPNDPYYAPVLPRTPLPAAANNGSIYQAGFEQNLYSDRKAFRVGDIITITLNERTQASKNANSQIDKTSDTSVGLTSLFGSSLTTNNPVGGNDLSLNAGYKADRASKGDSKTGQSNSLTGSITVTVADVLPNGIIAVRGEKWLTLNTGDELVRIAGLVRADDIATDNTVSSTRVADARITYSGTGAFADASQPGWFDRFFLSPLFPF from the coding sequence ATGAATCGCTTCGTATCTGTTCTGGCACTGAGTGGGGTCGCCGCGCTGGCGGGGTGCGTCGGTCCGACGCCAAAGCCCAATGACCCTTACTACGCCCCGGTGTTGCCGCGCACGCCGCTGCCGGCTGCCGCCAATAACGGCTCGATCTACCAGGCCGGTTTCGAACAGAACCTGTACAGCGACCGCAAGGCGTTCCGGGTCGGTGACATCATCACCATCACCCTGAACGAGCGCACCCAGGCGAGCAAGAACGCCAACTCGCAGATCGACAAGACCAGCGACACCAGTGTCGGCCTGACCTCGCTGTTCGGCTCCAGCCTGACCACCAACAACCCGGTTGGTGGCAACGACTTGAGCCTGAACGCCGGCTACAAAGCTGATCGCGCAAGCAAAGGCGACAGTAAGACCGGCCAAAGCAACAGCCTGACCGGTTCGATCACCGTGACCGTTGCCGACGTGTTGCCCAACGGCATCATCGCCGTGCGCGGCGAGAAGTGGCTGACCCTCAACACCGGTGACGAACTGGTACGGATTGCCGGCCTCGTTCGCGCCGATGACATTGCCACCGACAACACCGTGTCGTCGACCCGTGTCGCCGATGCACGTATCACCTATTCGGGCACCGGTGCGTTTGCCGATGCGAGTCAGCCAGGCTGGTTCGACCGTTTCTTCCTCAGCCCGCTGTTCCCTTTCTAG
- a CDS encoding flagellar basal body P-ring protein FlgI, with product MVGALLLMAAFDAQAERLKDIASISGVRSNQLIGYGLVVGLNGTGDQTTQTPFTLQTFNNMLSQFGIKVPAGSGNVQLKNVAAVSISADLPAFAKPGQQIDITVASIGNSKSLRGGTLLLTPLKGIDGNVYAVAQGNLVVGGFDAEGRDGSKITVNVPSAGRIPGGASVERAVPSGFNQGNSLTLNLNRSDFTTAKRIVDKINDMLGPGVAQAIDGGSIRVTAPLDPSQRVDYLSILENLEVDPGQAVAKVIINSRTGTIVIGQNVKVSPAAVTHGSLTVTITEDPIVSQPGPLSNGQTAVVPRSRVNAQQEAKPMFKFGPGTTLDEIVRAVNQVGAAPGDLMAILEALKQAGALQADLIVI from the coding sequence ATGGTGGGCGCCCTGTTGCTGATGGCGGCCTTCGATGCTCAAGCCGAACGGCTGAAAGACATCGCCAGTATTTCCGGCGTGCGTTCCAACCAATTGATCGGCTATGGCTTGGTGGTCGGGCTTAACGGTACCGGTGACCAGACGACCCAGACCCCGTTCACCCTGCAGACCTTCAACAACATGCTCTCGCAGTTCGGCATCAAGGTGCCGGCAGGTTCTGGCAACGTGCAATTGAAGAACGTCGCGGCCGTGTCGATCAGCGCCGATTTGCCAGCGTTCGCCAAGCCGGGTCAGCAGATAGATATCACTGTAGCGTCCATCGGTAACTCCAAGAGCCTGCGTGGCGGCACCCTGCTGTTGACGCCGCTTAAAGGTATCGATGGCAACGTCTACGCCGTCGCTCAGGGCAACCTGGTGGTCGGCGGTTTCGATGCCGAAGGTCGCGACGGTTCCAAGATTACTGTCAACGTTCCGTCGGCCGGTCGCATTCCCGGCGGTGCGTCGGTCGAGCGTGCAGTGCCGAGCGGCTTCAATCAGGGCAATAGCCTGACACTGAACCTCAACCGTTCGGACTTCACCACGGCCAAGCGCATCGTCGACAAGATCAACGACATGCTTGGCCCTGGCGTCGCCCAGGCCATCGATGGTGGCTCGATCCGCGTGACCGCGCCACTCGATCCGAGCCAGCGGGTCGACTATTTGTCGATCCTCGAAAACCTCGAAGTCGATCCGGGTCAGGCGGTGGCGAAAGTCATCATCAACTCGCGCACCGGCACCATCGTGATTGGCCAGAACGTCAAGGTTTCCCCGGCCGCCGTGACCCACGGCAGCCTGACCGTGACCATCACCGAAGACCCGATCGTCAGCCAGCCCGGCCCTCTGTCCAACGGGCAGACGGCGGTCGTGCCGCGCTCGCGGGTCAACGCTCAGCAAGAAGCCAAGCCGATGTTCAAGTTCGGCCCGGGCACCACCCTCGACGAAATCGTGCGTGCGGTGAACCAGGTCGGCGCGGCACCGGGTGACTTGATGGCGATCCTTGAAGCGCTGAAACAGGCCGGCGCGTTGCAAGCCGACCTGATCGTGATCTGA